A single Alcanivorax borkumensis SK2 DNA region contains:
- the pilW gene encoding type IV pilus biogenesis/stability protein PilW, protein MRRFFQVIFILSLAGAFAAGCVTVDDGPKVKVDEAVNSRVAAGLQYLQQGSPSEARRHFSRALNLDDDSAVAHNAMALLYKYEQDPTNEEYHYRKALNADRHYSPALNNYGTLLYGRGEYKEALKHFKKAANDPSYEGRGSAWENMGRCYQRLGNSEDARSAYVKALRLNPRSVQPSLALAQLYFDEGRSRLAWDYYQQYVQRTGRQSARALWLGIQLSNSLGYRNQQSSYELALDNLYRRSGEYRQWQQWKAEQAKGAQQ, encoded by the coding sequence ATGAGACGTTTTTTTCAGGTTATTTTCATCCTGTCTCTTGCAGGGGCTTTTGCCGCCGGGTGTGTCACGGTGGACGATGGCCCAAAAGTAAAAGTGGATGAAGCGGTTAATAGCCGCGTGGCAGCCGGGTTGCAGTATTTGCAGCAGGGCAGCCCGTCGGAAGCTCGCCGTCATTTTTCGCGCGCGTTGAATCTGGATGATGACAGTGCCGTCGCGCATAATGCCATGGCATTGCTCTACAAATATGAGCAGGACCCTACCAATGAAGAGTACCATTACCGCAAAGCACTGAATGCGGACCGCCATTACTCCCCGGCACTGAATAACTACGGCACCTTGCTGTACGGTCGTGGTGAGTACAAAGAAGCACTCAAACATTTCAAAAAAGCCGCCAACGATCCGTCCTATGAGGGCCGAGGCAGCGCCTGGGAAAACATGGGTCGTTGTTACCAACGATTAGGAAACAGCGAGGACGCCCGCAGTGCCTATGTTAAGGCCCTGCGCCTGAACCCCCGTTCTGTTCAGCCCAGCCTAGCGCTGGCGCAATTGTATTTTGACGAAGGCCGTAGCCGCCTAGCATGGGATTATTACCAGCAATATGTGCAGCGCACGGGCCGTCAGAGTGCCCGCGCCCTGTGGCTGGGTATTCAACTGTCCAATTCGTTGGGCTACCGCAACCAGCAATCCAGCTATGAGCTGGCCCTGGATAATCTTTACCGCCGCTCTGGCGAGTACCGTCAGTGGCAGCAATGGAAAGCTGAGCAAGCAAAAGGAGCGCAGCAATGA